A genome region from Phosphitispora fastidiosa includes the following:
- a CDS encoding TrpB-like pyridoxal phosphate-dependent enzyme produces the protein MSETKILLTEKEMPTSWYNVMADMPNLPKPALHPATQKPIGPEDLGAIFPMDLIKQEVSTDRWIEIPEEVQEIYKLWRPAPLYRAHRLEKVLDTPAKIYYKYEGVSPAGSHKPNTAIPQAYYNKAAGIKRLTTETGAGQWGSALSIACKFFDMECLVYMVKVSYHQKPYRRIFMQTYGANVIASPSDTTESGRKILERDPDTAGSLGMAISEAVEIAAQRGDTNYALGSVLNHVMIHQSVIGLEAKAQLEKVGDYPDVVIGCCGGGSNFSGLAFPFMQDKLTKGTKIRAVAVEPAACPTLTRGKFAYDFGDTAGIVPILNMYTLGHDFMPPGIHAGGLRYHGESPLVSQLYHDGIIEAVSRTQRSCFEASITFAQSEGILPAPESSHAIRVAIDEALQAKEAGEEKTILFCLSGNGYLDLPSYDAYINGKLEDYEYPDSLIEESLKKLPVKE, from the coding sequence ATGAGTGAAACCAAAATTCTGCTTACAGAAAAGGAAATGCCGACTTCGTGGTACAATGTGATGGCAGATATGCCAAACCTGCCCAAACCTGCACTTCATCCGGCAACCCAGAAACCGATTGGACCGGAAGACCTTGGGGCCATATTTCCTATGGACCTGATCAAGCAGGAGGTATCCACAGACCGGTGGATTGAAATTCCTGAAGAGGTACAGGAGATTTACAAGCTGTGGCGGCCGGCCCCGCTTTACCGGGCGCACAGGCTGGAAAAGGTTTTGGATACGCCGGCAAAGATTTATTACAAATATGAAGGGGTCAGCCCTGCAGGAAGCCATAAGCCAAACACGGCCATACCCCAGGCTTATTACAACAAAGCAGCCGGGATAAAACGCCTGACCACTGAGACGGGAGCGGGACAATGGGGCAGCGCCCTGAGTATTGCATGTAAATTCTTTGACATGGAGTGCCTGGTGTATATGGTAAAGGTCAGTTACCACCAGAAGCCATACCGCCGGATTTTCATGCAGACATATGGCGCTAATGTAATTGCCAGCCCAAGTGATACAACCGAATCAGGGCGCAAAATCCTGGAGCGTGACCCGGATACGGCGGGCAGCCTTGGAATGGCTATCAGTGAAGCAGTGGAAATTGCAGCCCAGAGGGGCGATACAAATTATGCCCTTGGAAGTGTGTTAAACCATGTTATGATTCACCAGTCTGTTATTGGCCTGGAAGCAAAGGCTCAGCTGGAGAAGGTGGGCGATTATCCTGACGTAGTAATAGGGTGCTGCGGCGGGGGCAGCAACTTCTCAGGCCTGGCATTCCCATTTATGCAGGATAAACTTACAAAAGGCACCAAGATAAGGGCTGTTGCAGTCGAACCTGCTGCCTGCCCGACACTGACAAGAGGAAAATTTGCTTATGACTTCGGTGATACTGCCGGAATTGTGCCGATACTTAATATGTACACCCTGGGACATGACTTTATGCCGCCCGGAATTCATGCCGGAGGCTTGAGGTATCACGGGGAATCTCCACTGGTCAGCCAGTTGTATCATGATGGGATTATTGAGGCAGTGTCCAGGACACAGCGGTCCTGTTTTGAGGCCTCAATCACCTTTGCCCAGAGTGAAGGCATCCTGCCTGCTCCGGAATCATCACATGCTATCCGTGTGGCTATAGACGAGGCTCTACAGGCAAAGGAAGCAGGGGAAGAGAAGACTATCCTGTTCTGCCTCAGCGGCAACGGATATCTGGACCTGCCATCCTATGATGCATACATTAACGGTAAACTGGAAGACTATGAATATCCGGATTCTCTGATAGAGGAATCTCTGAAAAAGCTTCCTGTTAAAGAATAA
- a CDS encoding branched-chain amino acid aminotransferase, with the protein MSGELNITLTSNFKAKPQSDAKLGFGTLFTDHMFVMDYEDGKGWHSPRIEPYGKFCIEPANMTLHYGQAIFEGMKAYRTVDGKVKVFRPRDYLSRMNRSAERLCIPKIDVEFVRGALMKLLSLEKDWVPASEGTSLYIRPFIVAMDPFIGVRPSKTYRFFIILSPVGAYYPEGFKPVKIWVENKYVRAVKGGTGTAKTAGNYAASILAAEEAKAHGYTQVLWLDGVERRYIEEVGTMNIFFKIDDTVITPALEGSILGGMTRDSVLRLTREWGLRVSEQPLTIEEVYEAHDKGTLQEIFGTGTAAVISPVSALNWKGNIITVNNGDAGETSLKLYDEITGIQYGRCADIFDWMEEVE; encoded by the coding sequence GTGAGCGGTGAACTAAATATTACATTGACATCTAATTTTAAAGCCAAACCGCAGAGTGACGCCAAACTGGGTTTTGGCACATTATTTACAGATCATATGTTTGTAATGGATTATGAAGACGGTAAGGGATGGCACAGCCCCAGGATAGAACCATACGGCAAATTCTGTATTGAGCCGGCGAATATGACACTGCATTATGGACAGGCAATATTTGAAGGAATGAAGGCCTATCGGACGGTTGACGGTAAGGTGAAGGTTTTCAGACCCAGGGACTACCTGTCCAGGATGAACCGGTCAGCTGAGCGGCTTTGCATTCCTAAGATAGATGTTGAGTTTGTGCGCGGCGCCCTGATGAAGCTTCTCAGCTTAGAAAAGGACTGGGTTCCTGCCAGTGAAGGGACTTCATTGTATATCAGGCCTTTTATTGTTGCCATGGACCCATTTATTGGTGTAAGGCCGTCAAAGACGTACAGGTTCTTTATCATCCTGTCACCTGTAGGCGCATATTACCCTGAAGGCTTCAAACCTGTTAAGATATGGGTGGAAAACAAGTATGTCAGAGCGGTTAAAGGCGGCACCGGTACGGCAAAAACGGCCGGCAACTATGCTGCCAGTATTCTGGCGGCTGAAGAGGCTAAGGCCCATGGGTATACCCAGGTGCTATGGCTTGATGGTGTTGAGCGCAGGTATATTGAAGAAGTCGGGACAATGAATATTTTTTTCAAGATAGATGACACTGTTATCACACCGGCCCTGGAAGGCAGCATTTTGGGCGGAATGACACGGGATTCCGTTTTGCGTTTGACCAGGGAATGGGGACTGAGAGTCAGTGAACAGCCGCTGACTATTGAGGAAGTATATGAAGCACATGATAAAGGGACCCTTCAGGAGATATTTGGCACAGGGACTGCAGCAGTTATTTCGCCGGTTTCTGCCCTTAACTGGAAGGGCAACATTATCACTGTAAACAATGGGGACGCAGGGGAAACCTCGCTGAAGCTGTATGATGAAATAACTGGAATACAGTACGGCAGGTGTGCCGACATTTTTGACTGGATGGAAGAGGTCGAGTAG
- a CDS encoding DUF554 domain-containing protein, producing the protein MKGTIINAVAIVVGTGLGITLKKGIPERFKSTVIQGLSLAVMVIGLQMALQTENVLIVVLSLVFGGLTGELLKIEDMLTLMGTNIEKRLGGNGGNFTKAFVTASLIYCVGAMAIVGSIQDGISGDATTLYAKSLLDGVASVVFASTLGIGVAFSAIPVFLYQGSITVLAQYLQGFLTSDVIKEITATGGVLIIGISIKMMEIKEIKVGNLLPAVFYALILALAFQGVG; encoded by the coding sequence ATGAAGGGGACAATTATTAATGCAGTGGCAATTGTGGTTGGTACGGGTTTGGGAATAACTCTCAAAAAGGGGATTCCGGAGCGGTTTAAGAGTACGGTTATTCAGGGGTTATCCCTGGCAGTTATGGTAATCGGACTGCAAATGGCTTTACAGACAGAAAATGTACTGATAGTTGTGCTGAGTCTGGTGTTTGGTGGATTAACAGGAGAACTGTTGAAAATAGAGGATATGTTGACTCTTATGGGTACAAATATTGAAAAAAGGCTGGGCGGAAACGGGGGGAATTTTACCAAGGCTTTTGTCACCGCCAGCCTGATATACTGTGTCGGTGCGATGGCGATAGTGGGTTCTATTCAGGATGGTATAAGCGGTGATGCCACGACCCTTTATGCCAAGTCACTCCTGGACGGAGTAGCATCAGTGGTTTTTGCATCAACACTGGGAATTGGGGTTGCCTTTTCCGCGATTCCCGTATTTCTTTATCAGGGGTCTATAACCGTATTGGCCCAATACCTGCAGGGTTTCCTGACAAGTGATGTTATTAAGGAGATCACTGCCACAGGCGGGGTTTTGATTATCGGGATTAGCATCAAAATGATGGAAATAAAGGAAATTAAGGTAGGCAATCTGCTGCCGGCAGTGTTTTATGCTTTGATACTTGCGTTGGCTTTTCAGGGAGTGGGGTAG
- a CDS encoding tyrosine-type recombinase/integrase, with amino-acid sequence MARVKIEAGKFGRVIIRVPYNIELISKIKSLEGREWNAEGKYWTVPISKNMLNLLLRLFKHETVELCPKLQAMADSAVNSEGCVKKADYGERCEKTLEELDNEMKLCGYSPKTRKAYGWQIKEFISYCLDNSLRRVGEGEVRKYLLQMVNERRVSTACVDQAISALKFLFVRILGHPGMILAIPRPRKEHRLPQVFSRQEIIRLFGEIKNIKHRAILFIIYSAGLRVGEAVRLRIEDVDTDRKMIYIRKAKGKKDRYTILSQVALEALRLYLELYRPERWLFPGVQSGRHITERSVQKAFEDARAKAEIKKDVTVHSLRHSFATHLLEGGTDLRYIQELLGHSSSKTTEIYTHVSRKDLGKIQSPLDRINSFDDCEED; translated from the coding sequence ATGGCGCGGGTGAAAATTGAAGCAGGGAAATTTGGCAGGGTAATAATTCGTGTACCATATAACATTGAACTGATTTCCAAGATAAAATCACTGGAAGGCCGGGAATGGAATGCTGAGGGGAAGTACTGGACTGTACCGATTTCTAAAAACATGTTAAATTTGCTGTTAAGACTTTTCAAACATGAAACTGTAGAGCTTTGTCCTAAACTGCAGGCTATGGCCGATAGTGCGGTAAACAGTGAAGGCTGTGTAAAAAAGGCGGATTATGGAGAAAGATGTGAAAAAACCCTGGAAGAACTGGATAATGAAATGAAACTCTGTGGTTACAGCCCGAAGACGCGAAAGGCCTACGGATGGCAAATAAAGGAATTTATAAGTTATTGTCTGGATAATAGCCTGAGAAGGGTAGGAGAAGGAGAGGTCAGGAAGTACCTTCTGCAAATGGTTAATGAAAGACGTGTTTCAACAGCATGTGTTGACCAGGCGATAAGCGCGCTCAAATTTCTCTTCGTAAGAATACTGGGACATCCAGGTATGATATTGGCAATACCCCGGCCCAGAAAGGAACACAGACTGCCACAGGTGTTCAGCCGGCAAGAGATCATCCGGCTATTCGGGGAAATAAAAAACATTAAACACAGGGCAATATTGTTCATTATTTATTCCGCAGGACTCAGGGTAGGGGAAGCAGTAAGGCTTAGAATTGAGGACGTGGACACTGACAGGAAAATGATATATATCAGGAAGGCCAAAGGGAAAAAAGACCGTTACACGATTCTGTCCCAGGTTGCCTTAGAGGCCCTCCGTTTATACCTGGAGCTTTACCGGCCGGAGAGGTGGCTGTTCCCCGGAGTTCAGTCAGGACGACATATTACTGAGAGAAGTGTTCAAAAGGCATTTGAAGATGCCAGGGCAAAAGCAGAGATTAAAAAGGATGTAACTGTACATTCACTGCGGCACTCGTTTGCCACCCATTTACTGGAGGGCGGGACTGACCTCAGATACATACAGGAGTTACTGGGGCATAGCAGCTCGAAGACAACAGAAATATATACACATGTCAGCCGCAAGGATTTGGGGAAGATACAGAGTCCCCTGGAC